A window from Nitrospira sp. ND1 encodes these proteins:
- a CDS encoding alginate lyase family protein — protein MGSEAPLDFAARLLSKVQHIGLLATVRMGIRKALRPFRSRRHRAHVLRQPYRIARGELAAALGVTPEDLPAVVGRIRGSLAQRLPVSPESVAAIRALYEQQAPAELEATVESADRICGHVFDLLGSGPVALGTTIDWHRDFKSGYRWNPDQCFLDVAHGHEVGVDIKVPWELSRGHHLVLLAQTALLTGAPTYARECIAQLTGWIEANPTGCGVNWACPMDVAIRAVNWLWSLSLLAESPLMTEVWLTEVLASLVAHGRFLMDNLEVRDDGVTTNHYLADLVGLLYLGLCLKEVHDAEGWKAFALRELVREMDRQVLADGAHYESSLSYHRLVTEMFLSSAVLCRCHGLELPPTFHDRLEKMCEFVQGYTKPNGLAPQIGDGDNGRLHILTGYGHADVRDHRHLLALGAVLFDRPDWWSASGPSWVEGLWFGGLRCAAWRREPVSAQSGSRAFPEAGLYILRGRADYALLNCNPLGSRGVGTHKHNDLLAVEMHLGGEDILVDSGCFLYTSDPQSYNRFRSTLYHSTVRVDQAEQNRLIPGKFFCLHPDSRLHRIQWDIGGPVEQAAADHDGYERFSHPVRHRRELRADWLNGSWRVTDHLFSPMSGSRPHRLEWTLTFAPHCSLQPAENGWSVVTPRQRLWLDGPRLSANGTPVAIAPRLDEESVAEQYGRARRAHFLRWSWEGSLPVEGVFTIVSLE, from the coding sequence ATGGGTAGCGAGGCACCGCTCGATTTTGCAGCTCGTCTCCTGTCGAAAGTGCAGCACATCGGACTGCTTGCAACGGTGCGCATGGGCATCCGCAAGGCCCTTCGTCCCTTCCGCTCGCGGCGGCATCGTGCTCACGTTTTGCGTCAACCTTACCGGATCGCGAGAGGAGAACTGGCAGCCGCGTTAGGCGTCACTCCCGAAGACCTCCCTGCTGTGGTGGGGCGAATACGTGGCTCACTGGCGCAGCGTCTTCCGGTTTCACCGGAGAGTGTGGCGGCGATTCGCGCGCTCTATGAACAGCAGGCGCCCGCCGAGCTGGAGGCGACCGTCGAATCGGCTGACCGGATATGCGGGCATGTATTCGACCTCCTGGGTTCCGGCCCCGTCGCATTGGGAACGACGATCGACTGGCATCGGGATTTTAAGTCCGGCTACCGCTGGAATCCCGATCAGTGCTTTCTCGACGTGGCCCATGGCCATGAGGTCGGAGTCGATATCAAGGTGCCATGGGAATTGTCACGTGGTCACCACCTCGTGCTGCTGGCGCAGACCGCTCTCCTGACCGGAGCCCCCACGTACGCAAGGGAATGTATCGCACAACTGACCGGTTGGATCGAAGCCAATCCGACCGGCTGTGGGGTCAACTGGGCCTGCCCCATGGACGTTGCGATCCGCGCCGTCAACTGGTTGTGGTCGCTCTCGCTGTTGGCGGAGTCGCCGCTCATGACAGAGGTGTGGCTGACGGAGGTGCTTGCGTCGCTGGTGGCTCACGGCCGGTTCCTCATGGACAATCTCGAAGTTCGGGACGACGGCGTGACGACCAATCACTACCTGGCTGATCTCGTGGGATTACTCTATCTCGGCCTCTGCTTGAAGGAAGTCCATGATGCAGAGGGTTGGAAGGCGTTTGCGCTTCGAGAGTTGGTGCGTGAGATGGATCGGCAGGTGCTTGCCGACGGCGCACACTATGAGTCGAGCCTGTCCTATCACCGCTTGGTGACGGAAATGTTTCTGTCGTCGGCCGTATTGTGCCGTTGCCATGGGTTGGAGTTGCCGCCGACCTTCCATGATCGTTTGGAGAAGATGTGTGAGTTTGTCCAGGGCTATACCAAGCCCAATGGTCTGGCTCCGCAAATCGGAGACGGCGATAATGGTCGCCTGCATATTCTGACTGGTTATGGTCATGCCGATGTTCGGGATCACCGCCACCTGCTCGCCTTAGGCGCGGTGTTGTTCGATCGTCCGGACTGGTGGTCCGCGTCCGGCCCCTCGTGGGTCGAGGGTTTGTGGTTCGGTGGTCTCCGCTGTGCCGCGTGGAGGAGGGAGCCTGTCTCGGCGCAGAGCGGGAGCCGGGCCTTTCCGGAGGCAGGGCTCTATATACTGCGCGGGCGGGCCGACTATGCCTTGCTCAACTGCAATCCGCTTGGATCGAGGGGCGTCGGAACCCACAAGCACAACGACCTGCTCGCAGTGGAGATGCATCTCGGGGGGGAAGATATTCTTGTGGATTCGGGTTGTTTTCTCTATACTTCCGACCCGCAATCCTATAATCGATTTCGCAGCACCCTCTACCACTCAACCGTTAGGGTGGATCAGGCGGAGCAGAACCGTCTCATTCCCGGGAAGTTCTTTTGTTTGCACCCGGATAGCCGGCTGCATCGTATTCAATGGGACATCGGTGGACCGGTGGAACAGGCCGCGGCGGACCACGATGGATATGAACGGTTCTCTCACCCGGTGAGGCACCGGCGTGAGCTGCGAGCCGACTGGCTGAACGGGTCGTGGCGTGTCACGGATCATCTGTTCAGTCCCATGAGCGGTTCTCGCCCGCATCGTCTCGAATGGACGTTGACCTTTGCGCCCCATTGTTCGTTGCAACCCGCGGAAAACGGATGGTCGGTGGTGACCCCCAGGCAACGGTTATGGCTGGACGGTCCGCGGTTGTCCGCGAATGGAACACCTGTGGCCATCGCCCCGCGCCTCGACGAAGAGAGCGTGGCGGAGCAATATGGCAGGGCGCGACGGGCTCATTTTCTTCGTTGGAGTTGGGAAGGCTCGCTTCCGGTGGAAGGGGTCTTCACGATTGTATCTCTGGAGTGA
- the cysC gene encoding adenylyl-sulfate kinase produces MGPKLKKALTIWLTGLPCAGKTTLANMLFRSLLAQGLTNVEVLDGDVVRTHLSKGLGFSRADRDTNILRIGWVCQVLTKHGVCSIVAAVSPFRAVRNEVRAMIEKVGGPGSFVEVWVRCGVEECIRRDVKGMYAKALRGEIQQFTGVSDPYEEPLQADIVVDTSRESPSVSVGRILEVVNRGNL; encoded by the coding sequence GTGGGACCTAAGTTGAAGAAGGCGTTGACCATCTGGCTGACCGGGTTACCCTGTGCGGGCAAGACGACTCTGGCCAACATGCTCTTTCGAAGCCTGCTGGCGCAGGGCCTGACCAACGTGGAAGTGTTGGATGGCGATGTCGTCCGTACCCATCTTTCTAAAGGGCTTGGATTCTCCCGTGCCGATCGGGACACGAACATCCTGCGGATCGGGTGGGTCTGCCAGGTGTTGACCAAGCACGGAGTCTGCAGCATCGTGGCTGCAGTGTCACCCTTTCGAGCCGTCCGGAACGAAGTGCGTGCGATGATTGAAAAGGTGGGAGGGCCGGGATCGTTTGTCGAGGTGTGGGTGCGCTGCGGGGTTGAGGAATGCATCCGACGTGACGTCAAAGGCATGTACGCAAAGGCGTTGCGGGGAGAAATTCAGCAGTTCACCGGCGTGTCCGACCCCTATGAGGAGCCGCTCCAGGCCGACATCGTCGTGGATACCAGTCGTGAATCCCCGTCTGTCTCGGTCGGGCGCATCCTGGAGGTCGTCAACCGTGGCAATCTCTGA
- a CDS encoding lipopolysaccharide biosynthesis protein translates to MDRSFLWFLLPTLLQTLIGVGVMVPITTYYLDPADLGTVAILTALAMLVTPLASTGDHWVLSTHWHATPESGRKELLFNLLLANLGMKTVWVVLFWLLAPLVLPQLIRDYRPEYQQYFGLVLLGLLAGTLWGTLSPLMVIERAPVSHAMNESLQWAAGAATTLVGLSVMKIGILAMFLAPIAAGLASILHGFRYAVRRVSLRPSLHWSKQIVQSGLPAIPFSLMDVVANSMDRFIIQRWLDLSTLGIYAHSQSYRGMFVTVTKAYSRTMTPTFLELFAGNPRQSQRQVEEAVSLWYLCVAAGGILVTLFSAEVIHLLTHGKFDRAAELVPIWFLLVFAHSMGMPFTQYLLTVRQNVLLSWSSILMSLGTVGLVAAATWLFGVIGATSAAVFGALALHGMRFVLARRFGCPYGLETGALWSMGAVLAVYVLTYRVGLPFSAKMMMAAAVMTVLWIKTASLWSWQAVARLWSAPK, encoded by the coding sequence GTGGATAGGAGCTTCCTGTGGTTTCTGCTCCCGACGCTGCTCCAAACCCTGATAGGGGTCGGCGTCATGGTTCCGATCACGACGTACTACCTCGACCCGGCTGATCTTGGCACCGTCGCCATTCTCACTGCCCTTGCCATGCTGGTGACGCCGCTTGCCTCGACCGGGGACCACTGGGTGCTCTCGACCCATTGGCACGCGACACCGGAGTCCGGCCGAAAAGAACTGCTGTTCAACCTGCTGTTGGCCAATCTGGGGATGAAAACCGTGTGGGTGGTGCTGTTCTGGTTGCTCGCTCCGTTGGTGTTGCCGCAGCTGATTCGAGACTATCGCCCCGAGTACCAGCAGTATTTCGGGTTGGTGTTGCTGGGGTTGTTGGCCGGGACGTTGTGGGGGACGCTCAGTCCGTTGATGGTGATCGAACGGGCGCCTGTCAGCCATGCAATGAACGAATCGTTGCAGTGGGCGGCAGGGGCGGCGACGACGTTGGTGGGTCTCTCGGTGATGAAGATCGGAATCCTGGCCATGTTTCTTGCGCCGATCGCTGCGGGCCTTGCCTCCATCCTGCACGGGTTTCGTTATGCGGTTCGCCGGGTCTCTCTGCGGCCCAGCCTGCATTGGAGCAAACAAATCGTTCAAAGCGGTCTGCCGGCGATTCCGTTCAGTCTGATGGACGTGGTGGCCAACAGCATGGATCGCTTTATCATTCAGCGGTGGTTAGATCTCTCGACATTGGGCATCTATGCCCATTCGCAAAGTTATCGCGGAATGTTCGTCACGGTGACCAAAGCCTATTCACGGACCATGACGCCCACGTTCCTGGAGTTGTTTGCGGGGAATCCTCGCCAGTCGCAGCGACAAGTTGAAGAGGCCGTGTCGCTGTGGTACCTCTGTGTGGCGGCAGGAGGCATTCTGGTCACGCTGTTTTCTGCCGAGGTGATTCATCTTTTAACGCATGGGAAGTTCGATCGGGCGGCCGAGCTGGTGCCCATCTGGTTTCTGCTCGTGTTTGCGCACAGCATGGGAATGCCGTTTACTCAGTACCTGCTGACGGTGCGTCAAAACGTCCTACTGTCCTGGTCGTCGATTCTGATGAGCCTCGGGACGGTGGGGTTGGTCGCTGCCGCCACCTGGCTGTTCGGTGTCATCGGGGCAACGAGTGCGGCGGTCTTTGGCGCTTTGGCGTTGCATGGGATGCGGTTTGTTCTGGCGCGCCGGTTCGGGTGCCCCTACGGGCTTGAAACGGGTGCGCTCTGGAGTATGGGCGCCGTGCTCGCCGTGTATGTGCTGACCTATCGGGTGGGGTTGCCGTTTTCGGCAAAAATGATGATGGCAGCGGCCGTCATGACGGTGCTGTGGATCAAGACGGCGTCGCTCTGGTCGTGGCAGGCCGTGGCGCGACTCTGGTCGGCGCCGAAATGA
- a CDS encoding class I SAM-dependent methyltransferase gives MAGERSTGSSQQDGGTARASGQLVSDEPAGMVSGHFSHCQNCGHQPLLTIMDFGHHPPCDSLVRPAQLTKPEPFYPLHLFRCERCGLVQIDYSVDPAELFYEGYPYMTGITGALKSNFDAMAGKVIETLGLQPGSLVIDIGSNDGTILEGFKARGMRVLGVEPTGIAKIANSRGIPTLQAFFSEDVAQGILKKEGPASLITAANVFAHVANLGPCLRGIHALLGDRGTFISESHYLLDLIDTLQYDTIYHEHLRFYSIKPMQDMMKRFGFSVVDAERIPNHGGSIRVYAVKGTGNNPSGRLQELVKQEESYGLYGSALYATFAQRVRQSKWKLMHLLSDLKMKGHRIAGIGSPGRSSTVMNYCGIGPDYLDYTAEQATSLKVGLFTPGTHVPVVDEKRLFEDQPEYALVLAWHLGETIPRKLRSKGLRSKFIMPLPDPVILDW, from the coding sequence ATGGCAGGTGAGAGGTCAACTGGTTCTTCGCAGCAGGACGGCGGCACCGCGCGCGCGTCCGGTCAGCTCGTCAGTGACGAGCCGGCAGGAATGGTCAGCGGCCATTTCAGCCATTGCCAGAATTGCGGGCATCAGCCGCTCCTCACGATCATGGATTTCGGCCACCATCCACCCTGCGATTCATTGGTGCGTCCGGCACAATTGACCAAGCCCGAGCCGTTTTATCCGTTACACCTCTTTCGCTGTGAACGATGCGGGCTTGTGCAAATCGATTATTCCGTCGACCCTGCGGAATTGTTCTACGAGGGGTATCCCTACATGACCGGAATTACCGGCGCGCTTAAAAGTAATTTTGATGCGATGGCCGGGAAGGTGATCGAGACCTTAGGCCTTCAGCCCGGGAGCCTGGTCATCGACATCGGATCGAACGACGGCACGATTTTGGAGGGATTCAAAGCGAGAGGGATGCGCGTGTTGGGCGTAGAGCCGACGGGTATCGCGAAGATCGCCAATTCGAGAGGGATTCCGACTCTGCAGGCGTTCTTCAGCGAGGACGTCGCGCAGGGTATTTTAAAGAAGGAAGGGCCGGCATCCCTGATTACGGCCGCCAACGTCTTTGCGCATGTCGCCAACCTCGGTCCCTGTCTCCGCGGCATTCATGCGTTGCTGGGGGACCGGGGCACGTTCATTTCCGAGTCGCACTATCTGCTTGATCTGATCGACACGTTGCAATATGACACGATCTACCACGAGCACCTGCGCTTCTATTCGATCAAGCCGATGCAGGATATGATGAAGCGGTTTGGCTTCAGCGTGGTCGATGCCGAGCGAATTCCGAATCATGGCGGATCCATTCGGGTCTATGCCGTGAAAGGGACCGGCAATAATCCCAGCGGCCGGCTCCAGGAGTTGGTCAAACAGGAGGAATCGTACGGTCTCTACGGGTCTGCCTTGTACGCCACCTTCGCCCAGCGCGTCAGGCAATCCAAATGGAAACTCATGCACCTGTTGTCGGACTTGAAGATGAAGGGGCATCGGATCGCGGGCATCGGATCTCCCGGCCGGTCGAGCACGGTGATGAACTATTGCGGCATCGGTCCGGACTATCTGGATTACACGGCCGAGCAGGCGACATCACTCAAGGTGGGATTGTTCACGCCGGGCACGCATGTGCCGGTGGTGGATGAGAAGCGTCTCTTTGAAGATCAACCGGAGTACGCGCTGGTCTTGGCGTGGCATCTGGGAGAGACGATCCCTCGGAAATTGCGCAGCAAGGGATTGCGGTCGAAGTTTATCATGCCGTTGCCCGATCCCGTCATTCTCGACTGGTAG